A single window of Falco rusticolus isolate bFalRus1 chromosome 6, bFalRus1.pri, whole genome shotgun sequence DNA harbors:
- the EXTL3 gene encoding exostosin-like 3, which translates to MTGYTMLRNGGVGNGGQPWMLRWSSRIRLTWLSFTLFIILVFFPLIAHYYLTTIDDADDAGKRIFGPRTGNELCEVKHVQDLCRIRESVSEELLQLEAKRQELNSEIAKLNLKIEACKKSIENAKQDLLQLKNVISQTEHSYKELMAQNQPKLSLPIRLLPDKDDVTFPLPKSSRNCRLHNCFDYSRCPLTSGFPVYVYNSDDYPFGSSLDPLIKQAFEATVRTNVYVTENANIACVYIILVGEMQEPVMPKPTELEQQLHSLPYWRTDGHNHLIINLSRKSETQNFIYNISTGRAMIAQSTFYEVQYRPGFDIVVSPLVHAMSEPNFLEIPPQVPVKRKYLFSFQGEKIESLRSSLQEVRSFEEEIEGNAPADYDDRIITTLKAVQDSKLDFVLVEFTCKNQPKASLPTEWALCGERDDRLELLKLSTFALIITPGDTRLVISAGCAMRLFEALEVGAIPVVLGEQVQLPYNDVIRWNEAALIIPKPRITEVHFLLRSISDNDLLAMRRQGRFLWETYFSTSDNVFSTVLAIIRTRIQIPAAPIREETAVEIPHRSGKAAGTDPNMADNGDLDLGPVETEPPYASPKYLRNFTLTAMDIYRNWNTAPGPFHLFPYTPFDPVLPSEAKFLGSGTGFRPIGGGAGGSGKEFQAALGGNVPREQFTVVMLTYEREEVLMNSLERLNGLPYLNKVVVVWNSPKLPSEDLLWPDIGVPIMVVRTEKNSLNNRFLPWDEIETEAILSIDDDAHLRHDEIMFGFRVWREARDRIVGFPGRYHAWDIPHQSWLYNSNYSCELSMVLTGAAFFHKYYAYLYSYVMPQAIRDMVDEYINCEDIAMNFLVSHLTRKPPIKVTSRWTFRCPGCPQALSHDDSHFHERHKCINFFVKVYGYMPLLYTQFRVDSVLFKTRLPHDKTKCFKFI; encoded by the exons ATGACTGGATATACGATGTTGCGGAATGGGGGAGTGGGGAACGGAGGCCAGCCATGGATGTTGAGATGGTCCAGTCGGATCCGGCTCACCTGGCTTAGTTTCACCCTTTTCATTATCCTAGTCTTCTTTCCCCTCATTGCCCACTACTACCTAACCACCATCGATGACGCAGACGATGCTGGCAAGCGCATTTTTGGCCCTCGAACTGGCAATGAGCTGTGCGAGGTAAAGCATGTGCAAGACCTGTGCCGCATCCGTGAGTCAGTTAGCgaggagctgctccagctggaggCCAAGCGGCAGGAGCTCAACAGTGAAATCGCCAAGCTCAACTTGAAGATAGAGGCCTGCAAAAAGAGCATTGAAAATGccaagcaggacctgctgcagctgaagaacGTCATCAGCCAGACAGAGCATTCCTACAAAGAGCTGATGGCTCAGAACCAGCCCAAGCTTTCCTTGCCCATCCGGCTGCTGCCAGACAAAGATGATGTGACCTTCCCCCTGCCAAAATCCAGCCGAAACTGCAGGCTACACAACTGCTTTGACTACTCACGCTGCCCATTGACATCTGGCTTTCCAGTCTATGTCTACAACAGTGACGATTACCCTTTTGGTAGTTCCTTAGACCCTTTAATTAAACAAGCCTTTGAGGCAACTGTTAGAACTAATGTTTATGttactgaaaatgcaaatattgcgtgtgtgtatataatttTAGTGGGGGAAATGCAAGAGCCTGTAATGCCAAAACCTACTGAACTAGAGCAACAGTTGCACTCTTTGCCATATTGGAGGACTGATGGACATAACCATCTCATCATCAATTTATCGAGGAAATCAGAAACTCAGAACTTCATTTACAACATCAGCACAGGGCGTGCCATGATTGCCCAGTCCACCTTTTACGAGGTGCAGTATCGACCGGGGTTTGATATTGTGGTATCACCCCTGGTCCACGCTATGTCTGAACCCAATTTCCTAGAAATCCCACCCCAGGTGCCAGTCAAGCGTAAATATCTGTTTAGTTTCCAGGGAGAGAAAATCGAGTCTCTCAGATCTAGCTTGCAAGAGGTTCGCTCTTTTGAAGAGGAAATAGAAGGCAATGCCCCAGCTGACTATGATGATCGGATCATTACCACCTTGAAGGCTGTTCAGGACAGCAAGTTGGACTTTGTTTTGGTGGAGTTCACATGTAAGAACCAGCCTAAGGCAAGTCTGCCCACTGAGTGGGCTCTGTGTGGAGAAAGGGATGACAGACTAGAGCTACTGAAGCTATCTACTTTTGCACTGATAATCACCCCGGGGGACACCCGCTTAGTGATCTCTGCTGGGTGTGCCATGAGACTGTTTGAGGCTCTGGAAGTTGGAGCCATCCCGGTGGTTCTTGGAGAGCAAGTTCAACTACCCTATAATGATGTGATCCGGTGGAACGAGGCAGCCTTAATTATACCAAAGCCACGTATCACAGAAGTGCACTTTCTTCTGAGAAGCATTTCTGACAATGATCTCCTTGCCATGAGGAGGCAGGGCCGCTTCTTGTGGGAGACCTACTTCTCCACTTCTGACAACGTGTTCAGCACAGTCTTAGCTATCATAAGGACTCGAATCCAAATCCCGGCTGCTCCTATCAGAGAAGAAACTGCCGTGGAGATTCCCCACCGGTCTGGCAAAGCTGCTGGTACAGACCCCAATATGGCAGACAACGGTGACCTGGACTTGGGGCCTGTGGAAACGGAACCACCCTATGCATCTCCCAAATATCTCCGCAATTTCACCCTCACTGCAATGGACATCTACAGGAATTGGAATACTGCTCCGGGGCCTTTCCACCTCTTCCCCTACACTCCCTTTGACCCTGTTTTACCATCAGAAGCAAAGTTTTTGGGGTCTGGGACTGGATTTCGACCAATTGGTGGAGGAGCAGGTGGCTCTGGGAAGGAGTTCCAGGCTGCTTTGGGTGGCAACGTCCCCCGGGAGCAGTTCACAGTAGTGATGTTGACTTACGAGCGGGAGGAAGTGTTGATGAACTCCCTAGAAAGGCTCAATGGTCTCCCGTACTTAAATAAAGTTGTGGTAGTGTGGAACTCTCCCAAGCTTCCCTCTGAGGATCTCTTGTGGCCAGACATTGGCGTCCCAATCATG GTTGTCCgcacagagaaaaacagcctGAACAACCGGTTCCTGCCGTGGGATGAGATCGAGACAGAGGCCATCCTGTCCATTGACGACGATGCTCACCTTCGGCATGACGAGATCATGTTTGGATTCCG AGTCTGGAGAGAGGCAAGGGACCGCATCGTTGGTTTCCCAGGGCGCTACCATGCGTGGGACATCCCCCATCAGTCCTGGCTCTACAACTCCAACTACTCTTGCGAGCTCTCGATGGTGCTCACTGGTGCTGCCTTCTTCCATAAG TACTACGCCTACCTGTACTCCTACGTGATGCCGCAAGCCATCCGCGACATGGTGGATGAGTACATCAACTGCGAGGACATTGCCATGAACTTCCTGGTCTCTCACCTGACAAGAAAACCTCCCATAAAG GTGACTTCTCGCTGGACTTTCCgctgccctgggtgcccccAGGCGCTTTCACACGACGACTCTCACTTCCACGAGCGACACAAGTGCATCAACTTCTTTGTCAAGGTGTACGGGTACATGCCCCTCCTGTACACCCAGTTCCGTGTGGACTCGGTCCTCTTCAAGACCCGCCTGCCCCACGACAAGACAAAATGCTTCAAGTTCATCTAG